A genome region from Littorina saxatilis isolate snail1 linkage group LG16, US_GU_Lsax_2.0, whole genome shotgun sequence includes the following:
- the LOC138950469 gene encoding Kruppel-like factor 18: MSVGKLFSLTALLCAVRHVQLVLSTTCGSQVYNQTTHSCCGNQVYTKDTAERCCNSALLYNHTNQSCCDGNVGQGGVGYLCCGNKPYRSYNHKCCDGEVVSGRGRTVRCCGTKVYNRTTHECCDGTVHQVGKSYGCCGNQTYSSLTHDCCNGQVVTGGEEYYCCGNQTYHHQTRTCCNGHVGMGGGRRAWGCCGNQSYKYRTHGCCGAETNTIYSKWEYTCCRGKLLSGGINHECCRNVSYNTRKGVCCRGQIKEGGPDSKCCGDKTYNQRNESCCGGKVQPGGYVPNLHLCCGAKAYNIHTHECCAGKIRPGGSFFHNCCGDQSYYSITEGCCNGTRTYNRSTHTCCGGKLKAGGGSNVCCGDRVYNYITHGCCGTRTYNKTTSSCCTSKVVPGGTNHGCCGKKAYSYSTHTCCNGKILPGGNGYRCCGKQIYNYTTHTCCKNKNVLSGGTNHGCCGNQTYNVLTHACCGGQVKPGGPYYRCCGGTPFDSTTQRCCGTETYNRTTQTCCSSKVIPGGTKHFCCGAQSYNYTTHTCCQNQIKLGDSCCGAESYNSGTQSCCGVKPINLATQRCCRTKPYNFTSHGCCKTELYDMTSQRCCSGQVQAKTTSCH; this comes from the exons ATGTCTGTCGGGAAGCTGTTTTCGCTGACAGCTCTGCTGTGTGCAGTCCGCCATGTGCAACTTGTTCTTA GTACAACATGTGGGTCACAAGTCTACAACCAGACCACACACAGCTGCTGTGGAAACCAGGTCTACACCAAGGACACAGCGGAGCGTTGTTGCAACTCAGCTCTACTGTACAACCACACGAACCAAAGCTGCTGCGACGGCAATGTCGGACAAGGCGGAGTCGGTTATCTGTGCTGTGGTAACAAGCCCTACCGGTCCTACAATCATAAATGTTGCGACGGCGAGGTAGTGAGCGGAAGGGGGAGGACGGTCCGCTGCTGTGGAACCAAAGTTTACAACAGGACCACACACGAATGCTGTGACGGCACTGTACACCAGGTTGGAAAATCCTACGGTTGCTGTGGCAACCAGACCTACAGTTCCCTGACGCACGACTGCTGCAACGGACAGGTCGTCACAGGCGGTGAGGAATACTACTGTTGCGGGAACCAGACATACCACCACCAGACTCGGACATGCTGCAACGGTCACGTCGGGATGGGTGGTGGCAGGCGCGCCTGGGGTTGCTGTGGCAACCAGAGCTACAAGTACAGGACTCACGGCTGCTGCGGAGCGGAGACAAACACAATCTACAGCAAATGGGAATACACCTGCTGCAGAGGGAAGCTGCTGTCAGGGGGGATCAATCACGAGTGCTGCCGCAACGTGTCGTACAACACTCGGAAAGGGGTCTGCTGCAGAGGCCAGATCAAAGAAGGTGGACCAGACTCCAAGTGCTGTGGGGACAAAACCTACAATCAAAGAAATGAAAGCTGCTGCGGGGGCAAGGTTCAGCCGGGTGGATATGTCCCCAACCTCCACCTATGTTGTGGAGCCAAGGCGTATAATATCCACACACATGAATGCTGCGCTGGGAAAATCAGACCGGGTGGATCGTTCTTCCATAATTGCTGTGGCGACCAGTCCTACTACTCGATAACCGAGGGGTGTTGCAACGGAACACGGACGTACAACAGGTCGACCCACACTTGCTGTGGCGGGAAGCTCAAGGCCGGTGGCGGCTCTAACGTGTGTTGCGGGGATCGAGTCTACAACTACATCACGCACGGCTGCTGCGGGACTCGAACCTACAACAAAACGACCAGCAGCTGCTGCACAAGTAAAGTCGTGCCTGGAGGAACGAATCATGGCTGCTGCGGCAAGAAGGCGTACAGCTACAGCACCCACACCTGTTGCAACGGGAAAATTCTACCGGGAGGTAATGGTTACCGTTGTTGCGGAAAACAGATCTACAACTACACGACTCACACCTGCTGCAAAAACAAGAACGTCCTGTCGGGAGGAACGAACCACGGGTGCTGTGGCAACCAGACATACAACGTCCTGACCCACGCTTGTTGTGGCGGCCAAGTCAAGCCGGGGGGGCCGTATTATAGGTGCTGCGGTGGTACGCCTTTCGACTCCACCACACAACGATGCTGTGGAACTGAAACCTACAACCGGACGACACAGACCTGCTGCAGTAGCAAAGTCATCCCAGGAGGAACCAAGCATTTTTGTTGTGGCGCCCAGTCGTACAACTACACCACACACACCTGCTGTCAAAACCAGATCAAGCTGGGCGATTCGTGTTGTGGGGCTGAATCCTACAACTCCGGAACACAGAGCTGCTGTGGCGTCAAACCCATCAACCTCGCAACTCAGCGCTGCTGCAGGACCAAGCCTTACAACTTCACGTCACACGGTTGCTGCAAGACTGAGCTCTATGACATGACGTCACAGCGCTGCTGTAGCGGTCAGGTCCAGGCGAAAACGACGAGCTGCCACTAG